The DNA region ATACGACCGCTACCGCAGATCGCTGAGCGTAGAGCATGCGCTCGCCAACCTGACTTATTCGATCCCGCTGATCCAGGGCATCGATTTATATATGCAGCGCCCGCTGCGGGGCGACGCCAACAGCTATATCCAATTCCGCAGCCTAGACGATTTGGCGGGTCAGGACTTCTCCAAGGCGCTAGCCAACAACGATTTTGCCTGGTCCGGAAAACACGAAATCCCCAGCTTTCAAGGCGATGTGCCGGTGCTCAGCTTTGCCCGCAAAATCGTCGAGGAGGACAAATACCTGGGCGTGCTGGTGGTTCACGTCAAGGCCCGGGAAATCGAGAAGCTGCTGGCCGGACCTTCCGCCGCGGCCAACCGGATGATGATCGACACGCTGGGGGAGCAGACGCTGGAAATCGGGCAAACGCCAAGGTCCGCCGAGTTGTCCAGGTGGATCGACGTCAAAAGCGAGCGGTCCGGCTACGTGCATATCCGGGGCGGCGAAGGGCTCGGCGATTCCTTGCTCGTTTATTCCAAACCGGCCGATTCCCATTGGATGCTCGTGGAAATTACCGATTGGAGCGATATTACCAGCAGCAGTTTCGGGCTCGCGCTCGTGATCGGGCTGATCGGGATCGGCGCGATGCTATTGGTGCTGCTGCTGACGCATTATTTGAGCCGGCAGTTTACCAAGCCGATCAAGCAGCTGGTGGCGGCGATGCGGCTGTATTTTGTGGACGGCAACAATGTCGAGCTGCCCGGCGATTATGAAAATGAATTCGGCTATCTGTTTTCCGGTTACCGCAAACAAAACGAGCGGATCGAGGAGCTGTACCGTTCCTTGCAGCGGCGTTACGAGCAGCAGCGCAAAGCGGAAATCGAAGCGCTGCAGGCTAACATCAACCCGCATTTTCTCTACAATATGCTGGATCAGCTGAACTGGATGGCCATCGAGGCCGGCCAGGATGAGCTGAGCCGGATTCTCGAGCTGATGGGGCGCATGTTCCGCATCGGCTTGTCCAACGGCGACAGCTTCATCACGGTTAGCGAGGAACTGGAGCATATCCGCTGCTATCTGGAAATTCAGCAGCTCCGCTGGCAGGCGGGCGGCGGAGAGCTGACGTACGACATCCATGCGCCTTATCCGCTTCAAGAGCTGTTTCTGCCGAAGCTGACGCTGCAGCCTTTCGTCGAAAACGCCATCGTGCACGGATTTAACGCGCGGAGCGAGGGGCATATTGCGATTGCGCTGGAGGATCGGCCGCAGCAGATCCGGATCGTGATCGAAGACAACGGCAGCGGCCTGAAGCCTTCGGCGGACCGGAGGCCCAAGCGGCGCACCGGGGGCTATGGCATCCGCAACGTGAAGGAGCGGATCGCCGGGTACTTTGAAGGCGCTTACGGCGTGGAGCTGTCCGACCGGGAGGAAGGAGGAACCCGCGTCGTCATTACACTGCCCCGTCTTCAGGAGCCGCCGGTTCCGCCTGTCCATGATCCGTTTGAAATCGCCGAAAGCATCGAACCGGCAAGCGGTGAAAATTCATCCTGGAAACAAGCTGAAGGAGGCTACTAAAAATGTGGAAAATCGCCATCATCGATGATGAACGCCAGGTGCTGCAGGGCATGAAGCGGGCCATCCCGTGGGAGCAACTGGGAGCGCAGTGGGTGGGTGAGGCTTTGAACGGCGAGGAA from Paenibacillus macerans includes:
- a CDS encoding sensor histidine kinase, translating into MTNPFKKYRIDSLFFRSFAVLMILVLLCIAWASYRISSNSLVRTSSHYQQLLLDELNNEISTRLVMIEQISLSTSRDNELITFLRDRQDEYDRYRRSLSVEHALANLTYSIPLIQGIDLYMQRPLRGDANSYIQFRSLDDLAGQDFSKALANNDFAWSGKHEIPSFQGDVPVLSFARKIVEEDKYLGVLVVHVKAREIEKLLAGPSAAANRMMIDTLGEQTLEIGQTPRSAELSRWIDVKSERSGYVHIRGGEGLGDSLLVYSKPADSHWMLVEITDWSDITSSSFGLALVIGLIGIGAMLLVLLLTHYLSRQFTKPIKQLVAAMRLYFVDGNNVELPGDYENEFGYLFSGYRKQNERIEELYRSLQRRYEQQRKAEIEALQANINPHFLYNMLDQLNWMAIEAGQDELSRILELMGRMFRIGLSNGDSFITVSEELEHIRCYLEIQQLRWQAGGGELTYDIHAPYPLQELFLPKLTLQPFVENAIVHGFNARSEGHIAIALEDRPQQIRIVIEDNGSGLKPSADRRPKRRTGGYGIRNVKERIAGYFEGAYGVELSDREEGGTRVVITLPRLQEPPVPPVHDPFEIAESIEPASGENSSWKQAEGGY